The DNA segment AAATTTACAACTTTAGCCACATTTTCTGCCTTCGGTGGGCCTAACACACCATCATACACCCGAGCAGCGCGGTGATAACAACATCTCAGCAGCATGCAGCTCACACACTTATACTCCCGCTCACTTCCACTTCACCATCAGAGATCCTAAAGTGACGTAAAAAACTTTCCAGACTCCTCCctgttaattttttattattattttttttaatatttgaagaGCCTGGCTGGGCTTTAGGTCGTTCTGCGTGCTGACTTGAATCTCTGACACAATCGTTTTTGTTAGACTTGTATAGTTAGGAGAGGAATGAGCACATTTTCAGCTGATTTCTTTAAGATTGGCATTTTAGTGTGACTTTAGAACATGAACTCTGCACTACAGCTGAAGATGAATCTACCATCGTCACCCGTTTCCTCAGATTCATCATCGCATCACATTTATGGCGGTGGAGGCGAGCTGGAGCGCAGCCGGCACCTCAGTTTGAGATGTTAGCGCTGTTGTTGCGGTTCCCGTATTTGTGGTGGATGACCAGCAGCACGACGCCCAGGAAGAAGCAGACGGAGCCCACGGTGATGTAGGCGATGCCCAAGAATGGGTTCTTGCCTCCCATCCAGGAGATGGTGCTCAGGATCATCCGCTTCCTGCCCTCAAAGCTGCGAACAGGGTAATCTGGTTTTATCAGGTTAAAGGTACGACAAccacttatttttcttttaaaccttcatttaaattttataagaatctgtttctgtttttttcatgcagttttGCTGTCACGACTTTCACGTTAAGGATACTGTAGTCCACCACTAAGGTGTAGTTTCCTCGGGGGAGGGTGGGGGCCATATTGTTCTTCTTTTGGATGATGCGGTAGAGTTTGCGGAAGGTGGGCAGAGCGGCAGTTCTCATCCACACGATGAAGTCCTCATTGATGAAGCCGTTGTTCTCCGGATCAGTGTCCAGCTCGTACACAGGCCGGTGCCAGTTCACCGGCTTCACTGTTCCTGAAGcggaagtgaaaaaacaaacaaaaataaaaacggaATAGACGTTGATGATTATCTTAAAAATGGTCAGAGTTTCTGATATTGTAGCATTACCAGTATTTACTAGTAATATTAGTAACAGAGGATTACTATTAAACaatcaaatatataaaataataaaaatctatCTAATCTAAccacacaataaaatataaaaagtgtgttgttaaattataaaaatacaaatattaaaaactaattaatacaatctaaaaaaaaataaatgttacttaataaaaaataaaaaaaaatgtaaaaaataaaggtaaATAAATGCAGAATTTATTTCTGCCAGTCATCAATATTTACTTCTAATCTCATTATGGTGCATGTTACtgcatattcatttatttattgagcCACTTTTAGGTTTATGCtttatttcagctgttttatttcctgtgttTATAACACGGAAACAGTGCAGCTCTGTGCACAGGAGAACGAATCCTTTTTTAAGACTTGTctgcaataagaaaaacagacagCCTCTCCCTCAGAGAGAGGGAGTGCAGCAGACGTAGCTGACTGGCGATACCTTGAAAAACAGCCGTGAGGTTTGAGTTGGTGCCTACAGGGTTCCTGAACTTCACATGTTTGTCCGTCCACCAGGCAATTCCTGTGGACGTCAGCGGGATCGGGACACTTGTGCCGTTGGGGTCGTTGTAAAACAGCTTCAAAGTGTCTGCAAAGAAAGCAAAGACGGCTGATAAGAGAAACGTGAGTCCTTCAAAGACACGTTCACACAAACTGATCTGTGATGATCTGTGACCATAATCATTTACTAacagtcatttttttatgttttcttcattttctctttgttgttaatctgcaagaaaaaaaatggtctCACCGTTAAACATGCTGTTGGCGATGGCCCCACACGGAGCAATTGGCTTATTATCAATGGAAGCATATGGTTCACACTCCTTGCTGGGCTTCTGTAAAAGACGGAGAAGGAAAAGGTGACGAGAGAGAAGTGGCAGCACGTAGCGCAGCATTTAGAGCTGTAAGCAAGGATATAACCCAGCAACAACCAAGTAGAACTTCCTCTAATGTTGACCGAGGCTGGCTCCAAATGTGACACAGTCCCCACAGACTCCTATGTTAAAAGGTTcagttttaaagcaaaaatgagCATGTTTACAgtcaagatttttttaaaaaaaatgcattttggccTTTCTGGACACTTCATAAAGGTTTTACAGGATGACACCCCTATAAAATTGGGGGCGTAGCTGCTTGGACTGATAGATGTGCTCACACAGGCAGCTTGAAcaatgtgtttgtgctgctgtctgAAGCGTGTTTAATATTATCATCTGACAAACGTTATGTCATCCTCTCCCGTTAAATGTGCTAATGGACCAATGAGGCCCAAGTCTGGGCTCCAGGTTTGGTTCTCCATACTTGTCTTCAAATGTTGAGATCACCAccatgttttggtttgtttatttatttattcacctgTTGCTCTTCGTTTCTTTGACTCATGCCTGAAAATTAGCGTATatataaaaaactaaatatgtttttgaaatCTAAGTTTTAACTGCATTTAAACCCATTTTCCCTTGTTGTTTTCTTGGTCTGTGACCTAAAACATTTTGTCCTTGATATGAGTTCACCTTCTTTTTCCTGCTTGCCATTGGAGATGAAGCTCCTACCTTGAGGGAATCGATGTTTCCGTTCAGCTGGCTGTCATCTCTTGACTTCACGTAACGTCTGTGATTTTGGTAAAAGTTGGAGAGGCCATAATACATGAAGACGTTGCTCTGTTTGATTGAGAGAAAGATGTGTAAAGGTTAGCTTAATCAAACTGGCTGCCGCTGGGCTGTAGTCCTGGATGCATCTTACCTCATAAGGCTGATCCAGCTGGAAGGGGATTGTGCAGGTGCAGGACTTCGTGTTGTTCCAGCTGAAGTTCTTTGCACAGTTGTAGCAGGGACTGGACGTGTCATCTCCGGTATAATCGATCTGTAAGCacgaagaaaataaatatgataaataaataaagttagcTCAATATATTTCATGATACtgacagctttatttatttaagataTGTGAATGAAGAGATATTCAAGATACAATTATATCATGAATATGAGCGTTTTGGAGAAAATGTCAGTATTAACAGAATCATTTAGCTCaataaaatgtttaaccctGTTTTGGAAGAGCTTTACCAGATAATGATCAAATTGTGTTTGTGCCATTTGATGGGAGTTACACTATGTGGACAAATACAATATTAATGCAATACTCGTGACACAGAAAAATCAGCTCAGTTTACCTCAAACTCCTTGATGTTGTTAGACGTCACGTACAGGCCGATGCCGATGGGGATGAAGATGAGCCCGATGATGAAGAAGGCCGGGAGGACAGTGCCCGCGGTGAGGATGGGCTGCCACGCGGGGAGCCTCTGCTGCTTAAAGGCGGTGTTTTCGGGCTTCTTGTTCCGCAGAGTCCCGCCACCGGGTCCAGACACGGTGATGTGACCGTCCTCGTCTTTGGCGCTGTAACTGGACGCCATCATAACTTCGGATCTGTGATTTATCCAGCTGACCGTAGCAAGCTAACGGGGCTAGCTTCTCGACgacagttgtttttaaaaggcgCCGGTCTTAAACGACGTCGTCATTAGCTTGTTGCTAATTTGAGTGTTATTTATGCTAATCAAAGTTCTGTTAGTTCATCTCTAAACCACGGAGAGGCTAGCTAAAAACGGCTAGCACTTCCTTTCCCGGAAGTGTACAAACAGGTTTGTCAACAACACCCAGTGACGTAACTCTTGTGGTGGCTACTGCTGCATTCAGTGACCGCTGCGGAAACAAAAGATTCAGTCAGTGCTGTATTGAAAGGACACGTGGATTGGTGTAACATAAGAAGATGGAAATCTGTTTAGTATCTAATtacaattattttattctacgAGTGATACAGCAATGGTTTTATTATTTCTCGCTGGAATGGCGAATAATTGTTTTCAATTTCCAAAGATGAGATTAAGATGTACGTGAATCACCTAAAGGCATCGTTATTAGTCATACAACGTCCAAAAATCAGAAATAAATAAGTTTCATTTCACTGCTAGTAGAATTTTATTGACAGATTTAATTCTATCAACATAAAGAAGTTCTTCACTGAGAATATCCGTGTGTGTGAATAAAGTCTCAGAAAGCCATCACGTAGGCTTCAAACAGCATACATCATGTATATTgaaaaagaataacaaaaagCGAGATGTTCAAGGATTCGAATTGAAATTTCCAAGCACTGTTTGCATATGTTCACATCCACATAAATAATATGGCAAATAAACCATCAGAGACACTGTATGTCATTCATTATCTTCATGTCCAACTGCAGGATATTCAGCAACTttcaaaacatgtttgtttgttttgtttttatttcatttcatatatgttttaaaactgatttagcaaaaaaaagaaaagaaaaacttcttCTTTCCACTGTTCCCTTTAAGGGTCACCTCAGTGGATTACCACAGTGCCTCTACATCATCCCATCTCATCCTATCATTCCCTTTCACACCAATCCTCTGTATGTCCtttttcactacatccatgaatcttctctgaaaCCTTCCTCTGCTCCTGCCTGGCAATACAGACTAAAATTGTTAATGATTTGATGCCTAATAATCATAAATGTAACTTCAAAAGcctcaaatgtgttttaaacttttgaatatttgtcatttaaaatgtattaaagcaGGTAAAACAGCGTGCCAGTACACCTCACTGGGTTGAGCAGATACAAATAAGCCACAAGGCGATTGCCAAGCCCCACATCTGAATTAACTGAGTGTTTTCCCACTCCTCTCTCTCCTGGCTTCCCTGTTataaaaaaggataaaaagcccccaaataataataattccatTTTATGGTGTTAATTTATTCCACTAATGGAAGGTGTTTGTTTGTGAACACAAAGGGGGGGAATGGGAATCATCAGAAGTGGGAGGTGTGACTGTTTGCATCATGTACTGAagcttctgattttttttttgtttttgtttttgttgttaaaagtCTCCCATCATCTTCACCATTCTTCATGGCTCAGCGGTGCCAGTTTACTGTGCCAGCATCCATCAGTGAACCTGTGgtggaaaacacacagacaagaaAACCTTCATTTGAGTCATCACGCTCCCCTTAGACAGCTCATCAACTTTAGAGCAGTAGGCAGTTTCATATGTATAAAAGATTTTAGAAATGAAACAGAGATTTGCTTTCGTCCGAGCTCTACCTCTAACTTGTTTTAAACTTACAGCTTACATAAATGAAACCATTTACTTCCTGTTCGACTTGTAACTTAATGAAGATAAAGGAAGTGATTATTTTGTAGTTATAGTGACagttattatatttattcagttattatatttacatgaagAAAGGGTCTACTTAGAACAGGACCTGgactgaatggatggatggatggatggatggatactgtTCACTGTGTCTCTTGTCTCTTTGTCTTCCACAGCTATATGTTTAGCACCCATCAGCAGATGCAGCTCTCTGcgtgttttttgtgtattttttttttatctattatCGTGTTTGGTTTTGTcaattttgtcttttgtcagCATCAGTTGCTTGTAAatgtgcttcataaataaagttgttttgagTTACTGAATACTTCACATGTGCACAGGGTGTGAGAAGATCAATCAGTAGAAGCAAATACAGGAGGACAAATATCTGAAAAATGAGCACAGCACAATATCCGTGAGTGCATCTCTATCTCCGTCTTAGGTAACAACATCGAAAATGCATCCTGCTCTCTTTggcatgaaaatattgtcacctTGATCTAAAGTCTGGAAAAACAGTAAACATTCCTCATCTGCACTAAAGCGGTGCAGTGACTTTGCTGCAGGCTATAATAGCACACATCAGAGTGACTGAAACACGCTATATAACAGGAGGCCAGACTCTTGTCCCACCCTGCTTTCTGGGTTACTGAGGAGTGCAACAAATCAGCTGTATGGGTGCTTACTTGCATAAATGGAAGTGCACAAATTGCACCTACACTGGGCCTTTAAAGGGGCTACCTGTTAGACTCCGGATTGGTTTTAAAAGCCGCTGTATTGCTTCAGACTAGCTCTCGCTCTTTTTCAATTCTTGACCATTTTATTTGTATCATCCTATTATGATAATAAGTCTGTTAATCAGGAATGGCTGTGGCTCAGCGGGTGATCTACTGAAGGTTGGTTGTTCAATCCCTGGTATCCTTGGGCACGATACTGAACTCTCAGTTCTTCCTGATGTgctcatcagagtgtgaatatgTGTGAAAGGGTGTGAAAGATGTGTAAAGGGCTCCAAGTGCTCAAATAGAGTaaataaagcactttataaaaacCAGTCCATTAAATCAAGTGACAATATATATACTGAGGAATCTGTCaattttttatctgttttattcGAGTGTAGCCTGGATATAGTTGGATATATTATATAAATCTAGTTATAAATGAGTAAAAGAAGACACAATCAGATGAGTCCGAGCTGTAAATGATTGTTAGTTGTTAGACACTGTAATGGCCGGCCCACTCCCGGCAGTTTTTCAGCTCTGCAGCTGGACTGCAGCAGAAAAGTCCCGCATGTCGGTTCTGAGCAGTTTTCTCTGAGGAGTGTGCCCGGCTCAGCCCAGCTATGATTTTCATAATCCTGTTCAGCCTCTGATGTTGTTCCCAGAAAGGACTTGATCCCCCCCAAATCTCTAAGCAGCAGGCTCTGTGATTGATCATGTTTACCCTTCTGTTTTCCAGCTGCAGTCTTTAATATCCTGCCATCTTCCTCTTTCCTCCTTACATCAGCATATCTCACACTCTCCATCTTCCTGAATCACTCTAATTAAGTGGTAGCACAGTTGCTTGTTCATATCACCGCATCTCTCCACATCTCCTGACAGATTACACAATCAGCAGGTAATTGTGTTGGCTGTTTTGTTCAGCCTGCGCTGAGACAATCATTAGAGGAAGCGtgaggctgctgctgcctcaCTGAGGCAGTTTAGAGATGTCAGATTTCTAAATGTGATCAGTTTGTTGCTGAAGTGAATCTCAACTCAGTCGGTTTATGTGCACTTGTCCACAAGAGGGAGGTGAACGTTCACAATGTGGACTAACGCTCACAGGTCTGTGTGGAAACCATTCTGaataatggccagcagggggcgactcctacGATTAGAAAGAGAAGTCAGTGAGAAATGGGTCGACTTCACCCAGctgaacactttcctgatgagtttatgatcTCAGCTGCTATTTATATATGATGCTCATTTAGTAAATGATCCCATTAGAGCCAAACTGACTCACAGGTCGCCAACTCATGATGTACCTTGTCCCTCTGTTGCCACGGTACCAATATTTACATCATACAACTCAATAAATCCCTTTACCAGGTAACTTCAATTATCTTTAGTGTCTaaattttattcttgtttttctttacttctcGGGCTGAGGTCCACATGCATCTGTCCAACTGCTCACATTCTCAAATGCAATTTAGTTGAAACCGGAATAAGAAACCATTACTCTGCACACCTGTGATGAAGGCAAAATCCAGGCTACTTAAAGGTGAGGAGTACAAATATCTTACATGAAATGAATTTTTACTTCTATACAGGATGTGGAATCAAGTTCAGAGAATTAGTTTTCATGGTTTCCCGGGAGTGCTCTGGGAAGCAGCACGGGCACCACGCAGTCACAAAGATGGAAGTTACGAAGCAAAGCCGTACTTGGTTCAGAgataaatagtttttattttggtgCGTGTCACAAACAATTCACAGTCAGCGCCTCGGTCACCAGAAACCTCCATGAGCTGCGGTGAAATAAACACATGCTATAAAAATACGATGATGACATTAAAAATCTGAACCATCTATGAAGGAGCGGCGAGATGGAGTTAATCAAATCAGCAAAGCTTTCTCGTGCAATTAACCGGCCGTTCAAATGACATGAATATTATCTGAAAACATGAGTGGTAGCACATTAAATGATGTTTGTAAAGCTAAGCTGTGGTAAAAGGCAACATCACACACAGTCCCATGGTGAATGCACACAGATGTGTTCTGCGTCTCTATTCTGGCAGCAGATTTGGGGATTTGGTGGTGAACCGGCACTCAGCTctttcctgctgctgcagaggccAAGCCACACACAGTCGGCTTCCTCAGCTCGATTTTCATCGCGTGGCTCTCGGCCCGTGACTCTAACCTTGTCACCGTGGACACGCCCAGGACCGCTTTGCTGCTTGGTTTCATACCTTTTGACACAGGGATCCGTGTTGCGGTGCTCCGACTGTACTGCACATCTGCACTGGgctacaaaaagaagaagaagaaaaaaaaaaaaagacaaaagccaGCATGAGACAGAGACAAGGATCTTTTAATCGTTTTATTAACTGTGTCACTAATTTCACTGAAGCAGGGATGGTGAGAATGTGAGCTCCCCAGTAAGCATGCTTTTGGTGGCTCTGATACACGATCAGTGGACTGAGTGATGGTGGGTCATTTCGGGGAAAGGGGAGAAACTCCTAACGACTAGGTACATAAAgcaccgtatttttcggaccataaggcgcactggattataaggtgcatcaagcgaaacaaaacagtcagataagtcaaactttactcaactcattcttcttgcttcggtccgtttacagcatcctgccacgagattgcatttgtccccaaccatcgggaaccctcacgttattGCGTTAAAAGTTAGCGTTCGGTCTCCAGCTTCCCTgcgtttatgttatgctaatatAGCTagtgatcacgtagcacatcattatataccagctagcccaacttcagtaaccatACAACTGTTACTGccgtttagttttctgtctttatttatgttggaagtgatagcagagctgtacgttttaattttttcagaaatctctcagtcaggacatggtatatcatgtttaggtggaaactagcaagctaacctCCTGCCAACTTCTAACgccattaaatttaataaattctgtttttatggatgcctggatgttaaacttcattgtTACACCTGTTAACGAAGCAACGCTTATCATTTTaatcaaagatgaaagaatttacagtttttaaatctcagtgatgccgctgtgttcgtttgactttgcgACCTGAAACGGATGGAGTTTTGTACCCAGagtactccgcgaggctcctgactacggtagccataatgctctgacaatccatcaagcttaccaaagttgtactaaaacattcgaggtcagtaagcgcAACCAgcattcatacataaggcgtaccggattataaggtggactgttgatttttgagaaaatgataaAATTTTAAGTAcaccttatagtgcggaaaatacagTACACTGAAGTTTGTATTGCTTTGTGATAACTTTTCCATTTCTGTTATATTATGAAATTATGTAGTTCACTGCTGCTGGCGTTCATCATTCTGCACCTCTgggccaaaaaaaaataaaatcaagccCAAGTACcagaaagctgcagttcctgtagtgaccacttgaggctggctctaATGGTGAGTCACTCAGACGCAAAGGTTAAAATAAGAACTACTAACACACCCATTTAAACTGTCCAAAGGTTTAATTATGCATATTTAAGGGAGTGGTTTGGTTGTACTTAAATACACTCTTAGGAATCAGCTGTTGCGTTTTTAGCATCGTTAAAtattagttttttctttgtccATCAGTTATCGGGATCTTCTTTGTGTCTCAGTTGTACAGATGTACTGTTTTCTTACCGATTCTTTATGTATAAATcctaatttaaacatttattgataTCTTTTCAGGTAAAGTTGTTTAGCAGTTTAACCTGAATGTCCACAAAACCTGATTTTCACCTGAATGTATTGATTTGACCAAATCAGCGCTTACTGGACCTTTTCGCACCAGTTTGTTAGGGTTATGTTGAGGTGACTTTGGTAAATGTAAATCTTAAGTGCTCAAAAGTCAAACCTTCAGTGCTCAGTAGCTGCTTTAACTTAGTTTGAAAAAGTGAACTTGTCAGTTTGTAAATTTATTCTTGTGTAGGAAAAGCCTCTCTACAGTGTTGAGCAGTTCTGGGTAAAGCATTCTGGGGTTAGTTCAGATTATATATTCACAAATTCAGTGTTTAATACCTGGACAGAGTGCTATCTAGGAAGCACAGACCacctgttttcattttgaaacatTTCAGAAGCAACTGAAACGTAAAAAACAATTGAAACACTTCAGCCATTGCtggaaacaaagaggaagatATTCATGCCTCTAGGTTTGTATtcagggagagagacagatggaGGTCATTAGAGCTAATGATCTCACCACTGACTGCGTCGGCCTGGAGGCGGCCGAGGTGATAGGCGTGATCGTTATGCTGCTTGTCATTTTGCTCGGAGTGGTTTTCCCCGCTTGGCGTGGAGAGCGGAGAACTGTTCccgtttctctgctttctgaaCTCAGGCCAGTTGGCCTGAGTGTCAGCACAGGACTGCTGCAGGCCTCAGATGGCCTCTTAAACTGTGGACCCAGGTGGATGTGGATCTTGTTGTCCTCCGTTGTGATGATGTTGCTGTTGTATTTCCTGACAGGTGCAGTTCCAGGCTGCTTCTCTGGGGTCACCTTGATTACTGTGCAGCCTGTGGAAACTTCGTGAGGCTCAGATAAAGCACACGCTTCAGCCACAGGGGTGGTGCTGACCGTGATGATGGACACTGGTGACTGATGGCTGCTCCCACCATTCCTCTCTGGACTCTTTGCTCTGGAGATGGTGGTGATTGTGACAGGAGATTTGGCTCGATTGAGACCTTCCATTCCGTCACAGGTTTTGGTCTTTGAGGTCACGGTCGTGGGTTTAGGGACGATTGTGATGCGGGGTTTCTGAAGACCGAGAGTCGGGATGATGGTGGTGCTGGAGAAGAAATCTTCAGCTCGAGGGCTGGTGATCTCCAAGGTGGCAGTGCTGTTCCCGTGATCTGGGGTCACTCTGATATGAAGTGGCTGACCCGGTTTTTGGGACATGGTTGCCTCCGGTGGATGAAGCAAAGAGACCCCGTGGATCTTCTCAGGAGTGGTCTGCGTGATTGTGATGGCCTCCTTCTTTTTCATCCAGGGTATCCAAGACTTTTTGGCTCCAAGTTCCGCTGAAGCTGGAGGGTATCGTTCGAGAACTGTTGGCTTCTTGAGACTGTGTTGCCTGAGGTTACTCATCAAGTGGTTCTCCTCAAGAACTGATTTCCGGATAAAGCCCGCTGCCGTCTCGTCCTCTGCGGGCTCGCTGGCCATCATATCTGTCTGGACGGCTGTGGAGGTAACCGGGACATCCACCATCCTCCTGCCATTCATGCTTGGCCTCAAGGCACGACTGTACCGCTTGGCAGCTTCAAGCTCCTTGTTGAGGTTCTGCATTTCTTGGCTCATGCTCTtattcttctcttcctcctccataaATCTCTGCTGGAGGACAGAGAAGTCAACCTGCAGCTGGGAGAGCTGGTCCTCTTTGTTCATCAGCTCGTGGATTTTCTCCTTTAAAGCCAGAACATCTGCCTGCAGATCTTTGGTTTTGGCCTCCTCCATCTTGCAGCGAATTCTCAGCTCAGCCTCAGGACTCATGACTTCTCCTTTCTCTATGGCTTTGTTTCGGGCAATCTGACTTTTCATCTCTTCCAGAAGCTTTGATAGAGCATTTGCTTTATCCTG comes from the Astatotilapia calliptera chromosome 15, fAstCal1.2, whole genome shotgun sequence genome and includes:
- the LOC113037120 gene encoding cell cycle control protein 50A-like codes for the protein MMASSYSAKDEDGHITVSGPGGGTLRNKKPENTAFKQQRLPAWQPILTAGTVLPAFFIIGLIFIPIGIGLYVTSNNIKEFEIDYTGDDTSSPCYNCAKNFSWNNTKSCTCTIPFQLDQPYESNVFMYYGLSNFYQNHRRYVKSRDDSQLNGNIDSLKKPSKECEPYASIDNKPIAPCGAIANSMFNDTLKLFYNDPNGTSVPIPLTSTGIAWWTDKHVKFRNPVGTNSNLTAVFQGTVKPVNWHRPVYELDTDPENNGFINEDFIVWMRTAALPTFRKLYRIIQKKNNMAPTLPRGNYTLVVDYNYPVRSFEGRKRMILSTISWMGGKNPFLGIAYITVGSVCFFLGVVLLVIHHKYGNRNNSANISN